The Oncorhynchus mykiss isolate Arlee chromosome 8, USDA_OmykA_1.1, whole genome shotgun sequence genome includes the window ttctaagagtgtattatTTCAGCTGTGGTTGGACGGCAAGTGACACACCATTTACTGCATACTACTAAATGTCTCATTGTGTACTGTACATGTGCCTACCATGTGTATGTCCACTGTCTACAGTAGAAAGTATATTGGTACAGTCAGAGTGATACGGTGTGTTGTGGTTTGTCTCCCCAGTTCAAGAGGATGCTGAACAGGGAGCTTACTCAGCTATCAGAGACCAGCAGATCAGGGAACCAGGTGTCAGAGTTCATCTCCAGCACCTTCCTaggtacctctctctctctctctctctctcccccccaccacaAGCCTTCACTGACTGTGCTAGTAGAGACCTGTTATGTGGACCTAATAGTTACTAATGTATATGTATTGTATAGTGACATGTCATTACACCATTACAATATAATTCCATGTAACCACATGATATCTGTGGCACTTCAACTCAATGTAAAGTGGCACCAGCCCTAGTTTCAATAGACAACCATTCTGAACCTATGGTTGTCATGGTGTCAATGTGTAAGAACGCGCCGTGTCTGTCCGTACCACAGAAAAGCAACACGACATGGAGATCATGTCTCCGCCCACCAAGGAGAAGACGGACAAGAAGAAGCGCCCCATGTCCCAGATCGTGGGGGTAAAGAAGGCTATACTGATCCCCAGTGTGGCCCCCTCCAGCATTCCCCGCTTCGGGGTCCCTTCCAGTCAGGAGAGCCTCCTTGCCAAGGTAGTCTACACAACCCTTATTTCCTGACGATTTAACTAGAACATACCTCCCTTTTAGGGTTCTGTTCTGTCACAAGTTGTCACTTATGACAGGATCTAGTAGCCCCCAGCACATTTTGGGGGTAAAGGATCTGTTGTTCTTTCTAACTGAAATGTTTTTCCATCTGGCAGGAGTTGGAAGAGATAAACCAATGGGGTGTGGATATTTTCAAAATATCTGAATATTCTGCGAATCGTCCACTGACGGTGGCGATGTATTCCATTTTCCAGGTATGTCATCCATCTGCATCCACAAAGATACTGTTTGGGAAACTTAGATGATGTCACTGTTGTCTTGAAGGATAGAAAGTGTGTTTCATGTGATTCAAATGACATGTCTCTACACAGAATGATCTCTCATTAAGTAGTCTCTCTCTAATGATGACAAtttcgtttttttccccccttctaTGTTTCCTCTATAGGAGCGAGAGCTGCGGAAGTCCTTCAAGATCCCTGCAGACACCTTTATCACCTTCATGATGACCCTGGAGGACCACTACCACCACGACGTGGCCTACCACAACAACATCCATGCTGCAGACGTGGTCCAGTCCACCCATGTCCTTCTCTCCACCCCCGCCCTGGAGGTACGTCAATACAATACAACTTTTTAGCTAGAAACTGACAGTACTGTATTTTTAATACCGTATTGTTGTTACGTCTATGTATGAGTCCCACACACATACGGTATTTACCTGCATTAACATCCCTGtgtttctcccatctctgcaggcTGTGTTCACTGACTTGGAGATCTTGGCTGCTTTGTTTGCCAGTGCTATACATGATGTGGACCATCCGGGGGTGTCCAATCAGTTCCTCATTAACACCAGTGAGTTCACATGGGGCACTAGGATGTAGATGTTTCAAATCTTGGAATCCTTTGTGTGTTCACATTAAAATCAATTCACGGGCCACATCTGGCCCGCACGCCACCAGTTTGAGACTCCCCGCTGTAGAATATCTCTCttcgtgtgtgtgcgtatatatatctgtctttgtctgtccAACACTGTTccattctctcctgtgtgtccgTTCAGACTCAGAGCTGGCCCTGATGTATAATGATGTGTCAGTCCTGGAGAACCACCACCTGGCTGTGGGCTTCAAGCTGCTGCAGGAGAACAACTGTGACATCTTCCAGAACCTCAGCAAGAAACAGAGACAGTCCCTACGCAAGATGGTCATAGACATGGTGTTAGCCACAGACATGTCCAAACACATGAACCTGCTGGCGGACCTGAAGACCATGGTGGAGACCAAGAAAGTGACCAGCTCTGGAGTGCTGCTGCTGGACAACTATGGAGATCGCATCCAGGTTAGACTCAGAAAGAATCCCATTCATTCTCTTAGCAGGGATTCGTATTCAGCATAACTGACGTGAATTAGATGATAATATGGCCATTTTGGCTGACACTTTCATCCCAAGCCTCTTACAATTAACCCATTCATTCAGTGTATTTGGCATATTCAGGAATTGAACCCCAAAACATTTACCTCAACTGACAGCACCATGCTCCTACCAACTGAACCATTGGGAACATATTACTGTCATcttaccgcacctgctgtctcgacctctgaatgctcggacATGAGAAGCCAacagacatttactcctgaggtgctgatttGTTGCACCCTCACTGTGATTGCTATTTGACCCTTATGGTCATCTATGaacttttgaacatcttgaagaacgatttggccttaatggccatgtactctcaaaatctccacccagcacatgCAGAAATGGACTGGGCTACCCCTCggatcctggttcctctctaggttcctgtttttctagggagtttttcctagccaccgtgcttctacatctgcattgcttgctctttgggtttTTGGGGGGGCTGTGTtgctgtataagcactttgtgacaactgctgacgTAAAAAGGGCTTTACAAAATAGATTGGATTGATTGACTGATATGATTCTACGGCCGTTTTATTCCTCAATGCTCAATAAGAAGTGGGTTTTGGGTTTCTCCAGGTCCTCCAGAACATGGTTCACTGTGCTGACCTCAGTAACCCCACCAAGCCCCTGGAGCTGTACCGCCAGTGGACCGACCGCATCATGGTGGAGTTCTTCAcccagggggacagggagagggacaaggGCATGGAGATCAGCCCCATGTGTGACAAACACAACGCCTCCATCGAGAAGAACCAGGTGCGGTTacgacacacacaagcacagagacacagatacacactATGTCCACATGCATAGAGACATACGCTGTCTGTTTCGGGATAAAGGTCTGCCTCTCTGGCAATTATGTCAATGAATATATTCCTCTTCCCCTCCAGGTGGGCTTCATAGACTACATCGTTCACCCTCTGTGGGAGACGTGGGCCGACCTGGTCCATCCCGACGCCCAGGAGATCCTAGACACGCTAGAGGACAACCGCGAGTGGTACCAGAGCATGATCCCCCACAGCCCCTCGCCTACCCCCGAGGCCCAGGACAAGGTGGGCCTGCCTGGGGGAGCCATGGGGTCCGGAGGGGGTGGATCTTCCATCGGAGACAAATTCCAGTTTGAGCTGACCCTAGAGGAGGAAGGCGAGTCCGACACAGAGAGCCccccagaagaggaggaggggtacagTAGCACTGGGGCGGAGCCTTCTAGAACTGACCCGGACAGCAGACTCCATTCCGTGTCTGCCACTGCTCACCCACACTATCAGGGGCTTTCCAAAATGGCCACCTCTGTCCTCAATCTCGGTGGCACGACTTTGTCCACCGACTCTGACCCAGACAAGGAGGCAGCCGAAGACAAAGAACATGACCAAGAAGGTAATGCCGGTGTGAGGCGCTTCAGGCTAGGTACATAACACCAGTGCAATGTTcttttttgttcgttttttttgttgattttctGTGCCTCCCCCTGAACCCTTTACCCCCCATCTTTGGCTTCCTTGGACTGAATGGCAGGACAAAGCTGAGGTAGAGAACGTAAAGGGGGTGCGTTCGGGAAGTCTGCACTTACACAGCAGTCACCTtgcactggagagaggagagccCCACGATTCCTATTTGTTAGGTTGCAGAGAACAGGAAACCGTGCTTTTGAGCTGGTCTTTTGTGTTTTACCGATATGTTTCAGAGTTGAACAAGCGTCACCGTGTTTGGCTTACATTTTTCAAGAGACGCTGAGGTAACCAACCTTCCTGTTTTGACAGCCAGGTCTACGGCGAAGGAGCGAGGAATTTTGCGGGGACACGTCTTCCTTTTGACTACTTATGACTGCTTGAAACAATTGACGGCGCGTTGAACTTAGTAACAACAAACGCCATAATGTCTTTTGAGACTTTATGCCACACAGCGCAATAAACAGGAATTTGGCCAATGGCAATGTTTGCCTGCCTTCACAACTGTTGATGATTTGATATTTTATTCAAGGCCTTTCAAAAGAGTGCAGGAAGTGGTTTTTACTGGTCAACTGCAGACCTTACCAGATATGTACCACAAAAGGACAAAGTACAGAGCAGGCCTTCAGAATGGTTTGAGGAAGAGATTGTTTCAAATGCAGCAACAATACTTTTTGGGCACCACTGTTGCAACTGCTACTAGGTGCCTCGCAAGAGGTCTTGTGCTAAGATTGACTGAAGCAGCAGCACTACAGCAGCATTACAAACTCTAAAACAATTGGTTTAGGGTCCGTTCTTCCTCACACAGTCCTAACCCGACCCGTTACGTGTACACCTACAAAAACAAACCCTGAGCAAGTCGTTGTCGGGGCATAAAAGTAAGACAAAGCTATGCTGTTTGCACCTGGCGCCTCCCAGTGTTGAAATTCGGGAATTGAAGTCAGCCCGTGTAATACAATTCAAGGCATTGAAAATGCCCATGCCTACTGTAAATTGGCTATAGGTATGTTAATTGGATTGGGTTTAGCTATGGTTTTATTGTACCCAAAGCACTTTGGGTTAAAACTTCAACCCTTTTCTGTATGATTTTATTTATTGAACGTCACTCAAAGTGTATTATACACACGGCTCTATGCTGTAATTGTGTGTGTATCTTTAACCTCTTTACGGCAACCATTTTCATCAGCCTGCCTCCACTTTTAGCACTTTTACAATTGAACTCACAGCCAATGCCCTGCTTGAAAGGGCTTGTGCCAATCCATGAACACATTGGAGGACGGTGTAACCAGCACTTACATAGCCTGGCACATTAGGAGAACTGGTTGTTTTTTGGGGGAACCTGGACTAAGATAAGAACTGTTTGACAGTAGGTCTGTGGACAATGACCTTTGAAGTCCATTATTGTTGTTACAACACAGTAGGTCTCACGTTTCCCACAGGTAACATCACCACTGGTCACATTTTCCACCAGTTGAATTACTAAATAAGATACATTGGTAGCATGTACTATGTCATCTGGGTTTGTGAAGAAAAGGTTGTAATATTGAAATTCTGTCATGGGCCAGTTCTCTGTGCCAGAATGtttccccctccccctttccctttgtCATTGGTCAATATTCTGCTCTTCACAGGGACAAAGCCAATGACAGTACAAGTGCCAGGCAAGCATGACACAATTCGTACTGTAATTTCCATTTTGCCCCTGGCTAGTTTCCATCAATGACTGACTGACAGCATTGTTGATCACGTCTCCCTCCCTGTGCACTCGTTCTGTCCAAATAGGTTTTCGGTTACAGAACAATTAATCCCACGATAACTGTACTTGTCTTAAAGTAAGTGGTATGTTTGAATGGTTGGACGTTTTGATGAATTGAATTTGTAAAGAAACCAAAGCACTCTGTATGGTACTTTCACCAGTCTCTGCACTTCCAGCACAGTTGAGTGTAATGTAACTTGACTCATCCACGTTGGTTTTCTGTCTGTATTCTGGTATTATACGGCCTGATTATTACAATTGATTCACAGCACAGGCTGGACCACTGCAGCTGAAATAGGGGACTTGTTAGGTTATGGAATTTAACCTTTTTGTAACTAACCAcaatatattttgataaatatacttttttttttgttgttgctgcaaGATTCACAAGGAGAGTTTTCAAGTAACTAAGGTAAACTCATCTGTGGACGAAACACAAACGTTGAACCGCCATCTTGGAGTAAATTTATGTTGTGTTTTTACGAAAGATCTAGAAATGACACTTTCTGGAGCCTTATATTTGCATATGTTTTCTTTCAGCCTAGATTTGATATAAGGTGGAGAGAATCCAGTGTCATGCATAACGTAGCTAAGGAGCACAAACAGTCAAGAACTCAAGCAAGCCTTTCTGCCTTCCTCAGCTGTCATGCAACAAAGAAAATTCACCAGCCCTCGCAATGACTGTCtaacatttattgttttgtatatttcatttattgttttgtatacttTCCTCACAATGCTTTGTGTACAGTTTATTTATTATTTCTATATATATGTCCGAAATGAAGAACTATAGACTTTGTCGTATTTATTTGTAGCTACCTTCCGAGCtttgggagagaaaaaaaaaaatgggacaGATTTCAACTACagaactcaaccaaatgttttagTTTTCCCTATGTCTGCCATTAAAGAAAGCAAAAATACTCAAACTTTCAGGATTTTCTGGATAACATCAGTAGAGTAGGGGAGATCCCAGTTTCTATGTTTCTCTCCTGAACAGGTcccagtttcccaaaagcatctcaAGGCTGAATTGAACTTAGCGTtatgatgcttttgggaaacttgGCCCAGAACACCTGTCTGCAGTCTCGACAATCTAAACACAACTGTTTACTACGGGTTTCTAAACGCTTACTGTTACTGTACGCCTGTCCACCTTTTCAATAAAGTCTTCATGCTTTTGACATCATGGATGCTTATTGGAAATAATGTTGACCATGGAATGCTACAATGACACACACGTTTTTTTCCCAACGACAAGAATTACATTACGGTTATCTAAGTGTATTTCAATAGGAGCTTGTTTAAACAATCATtctaaataaaaaacatatttatgTTGACTACAGTCATACTAGCAAGGGATAGATGGAAAAATAATTGAATCAGGAGCTATCAGTGGTGCGATGGGTTGGGCCCAGTGAtggacagttgaagtcggaagtttacatcttagccaaatacatttaaactcagtttttcacaattcctgacatttaatctgagtaaaaatccttgttttaggtcagttaggagcaccactttattttaagaatgtgacatgtcagaataatagtagagagaatgatttatttcagcttttatttctttcattacattcccagtgggtcacaagtttacatacactcaattaatatttggtatcattgcctttaaattgtttaacttgggtcaaacttttcgggtagccttccacaagcttcccacagtaagttgggtgaattttggcccattcctcctgacagagctggtgtaactgagtcaggtttgtaggcctccttgtagGACTCAGTTATGCCCacacatgttctataggattgaggtcagggctctgtgatggccactgcaataccttgactttgttgtccttaagccattttgccataactttggaagtatgtttggggtcattgtacatttggaagacccatttgcgaccaagctttaacttcctgactgatgtcttgagaggttgcttcaatatatccacataattttccatcctcatgatgccatctatgttatgaagtgcaccagtccctcctgcagcaaagcacccctacaacatgatgctgccacccccgtgcatcatggttgggatggtgttcttcggcttgcaagcccccccaccccccccaccccccttttcctccaaacataacggtggtcattatggccaaacagttatatttttgtttcatcagaccagaggacatttctccaaaaagtacgatctttgtctccatgtgcagttgcaaaccgtagtctggcttattatggtggttttggagcagtggcttcttccttggtgagcggtctatagatacttttgtacgtgtttcctccagcatcttcacaagggcctttgctgttgttctgggattgatttgcactttttgcacaaaagtacgttaatctctaggagacagaacgcgtctccttcctgagcggtatgatggctgcatggtcccatggtgtttatacttgcatactattgcttgtacagatgaacgtggtaccttcaggtatttggaaattgctcccaaggatgaaccagacttgtggaggtctacatttattgcctgaggtcttggctcatttcttttgattttcccatgatgtcaagcaaagaggcactgagtttgaaggtaggccttgaaatacatctacaggtacacctacaattgactcaaattatgtcaattagcctattagaagcttctaaagccattacatcattttctggtatttcccaagctgtttaaaggcacagtcaacatagtctatttaaacttctgacccactggaattgtgaaacagtgaaatataagttaaataatctgtctaaacaattgttggaaaaatgacttgtgtcatgctcaaagcagatgtcctaactgacttgccaaaactatagtttgttaacaagacatttgtggactccaacctaagtgtatataatcttctgtcttcaactgtagctcagcattcaacaccatagtaccctccaagctcatcattaagcttgaggccctggttctgaacccctccctgtgcaattgggtcctggacttcctgacagaccatccccaggtggtgaaggtaggaaacaacatctccacttcaccgatcctcaacactggggccccacaagggtgcgtgctccgccccctcctgtactccctgttcacccatgactgtgtggcaaAGCACGCAGACAAGcatgcagacaacacaacaatagtaggcttgattaccaacaacgacgagacagcctacagggaggaggtgagggctctgggagtgtggtgcacGGAAAATAaccactcaatgtcaacaaatcaAAAGGACATGATcggggacttcaggaaacagcagagggagcacccccctatccagcgccccttcaacctcaggaggctgaagaaatttggcttgtaaCCTAAAACCctaacaaacttttacagatgcacaattgagagcatcctgtctggctgtatcacctcctggtacagcaactgcaccgcccacaacaacagggctttccagagggtggtgtggtctgcacaatgcatcaccggggcaaactacctgccctccaggacacctacagcacccgatgtcacacgaatgccaaaaagattatcaaggacaacaatcacccgagccactgcctgttcaccccgctatcatccagaaggtgaggtcagtacaggtgcatcaaagcggggacagagagactgaaaagcagcttctatctcaaggccatcagtctgttaaatagccatcactagcacagagaggctgctgcctatacacagacttgaaatcattggccactttaataaaaggAACACTACTAAATTTAaaaatgtcactttaataatgtttaaatatcttacattactcatctcatatgtatattctgCATTCTATACTTcccactgtatcttagtctatgccgctctaaCATTgcttgtccaaatatttatatattcttaattccattcctttacttagatttgtgtgtattgggtatatgttgtaaaattgttagatattacttgtttgACATTGCTGCACTGtttgaactagaagcacaagcattcaCTATACCCACAATAGcatctgctgaacacgtgtatgtgaccaatacaatttgattttattgcagcatattggatgactgtcattcatattccattcacccagctcaatgtaacattgataggtataggctactacatgatactcacattttctCTGTACCCATCACGAGGttactacaacctagcctatgaatgaacgtttacaagtaggtgcacaggtcgagagaaatttgagtgatcaaggtgacagacattgacacattcattgaatgtgttggatagccatagccagctagccaacataatcattagtccaatagttgcaaacgagagtcctgtagtccataatcagCTCCTTGGTTTTACTGAAGTTGCAATGTGGGGGCGAGCACTGCTGCCAGACCCAGAGGAGCTCACCTGCCtgaattgtttgtttgttcatAGTTATATTGCTAAATTTTGGTTTGTTTTTGTTGAACACCAACAGTGTCATTGCGCAAAatggtacgcagcatcatctgttgtgtgcaacaaaagttcaaccttcaccttctgctaccgtttctgtcaagccgtctacgcaTACTGTGCATTTTTCGCATATGTTAGATAAATCTATGcgccacacagaacgcactgcaactgcctctgcaaagcaatgctgcaaggcaaacgcagagttccatttgaaatgaatgtacttctggtgcaCCAAAATGCAATTTAATGtaattatttaaccaggcaagtcagttaagaacattttctaatttaaaatgacagcctaccccgggcAAACCCTaacctatgggactcacaatcactgccggttgtgctGCGCCACCCGGAAGCCTCAATGTGTGATCAAATTTGAAAGTGGATTGTACATGGCATGTGTGACTTTCTCAATCCTAATCACTGTAATATGCGCAAAATGTTACAATCTATACCGGAAGTTGTATGGATTCAGTGAGTAAATCAACAACCATCCCCTACTCCTGTGAGTTTCGGCTTTCTTTTCGAGATAAAGCTCACACTCTTGAAAACAGCATTGCTTTGCCTGATGTCTGTTCTACAAAGTCAAAAATGGAAACTAAGAAGCGAGGCTGAAGAGGTGGTGTTAGGAAGAGACTGGAGTCTTCACACGACTCCTGCTGAGCACCTGTACAGTGCCAAACAATCCTGGAAGGTGTTGATCATTGTACCAGTGCCTAAGAAGTCAGGGTCCAGATCACCAAATTACTTTTGACCTGTGGCCCTCGTGCCCCTTCTGGCCAAATGCATGGAAAGGGTTATCAGTAAGCACCTTACCCTGTCCATAGCAGATCAACTAGACCCGTTACAGTTTGCCTATAAGGCACAGAGCAGAGGGGGACGGAGGACACTACCCTGACCTTGGTGAACATGGTGGCTAATCACTTTCAACATGCTAAATCATATGCACACATTTTATTTATTGATTTGAGTTCATCTTTCAATACAATGCAAATACACACACTGCTGAAACGACTACTGGACCTGAATGTAAACGGAGGCCTCGCAGGTTGGATCAAGGACCTTTTAACTGACCGCCCGCAGAGGGTCCTCAGGAATGGGGCcctctctgatgaactgacccTAAACACAGGGGCGCCCCAGGGGTGTGTCCTTTCAGCGTGGTTGTTCTCTATCTACAATAATGAGATGAAGATCCAAGGAAACAATGTGAGCCTTTTCAAGTACTTGGATGACATGGCTCTGGTAGGACTTTTTTTCAGATGGGGACAGCTATTTTAAACAGACCAACAACCTTCAAGAATGTTGTGGGTCAAGTGCCCTCCATATCAATGTGGAAAAGACAACGGAATtgatcatcaatgacaacaactTGCCAATGCCCCAATCACTCTCTCTGAACGACCAACCAGTGGTGGCAGTTGAGTGTTTCAAATACACAAATTGATAACAAGCTGAGTTTTACAGAGAATAaagactgtatttttttttaaaagcatgCCAACGCCTGTTTTTAATCAGGAAATTGAAGGGGGTTAGTGTCATCCAGGATGTTCTGGAGAGGGTGTACAGCGCCTTGGTGGAGAGCatcctcacgttcaatatgacagtctggtatggtaatctgagcaTGAGGGGCCAAAGCAAACTGACCAAAATAGTAAACACAGCCAGCAAAGTAATTGGTCGACCACAGGCACATTTGAGCAGTCTGTTCCACAAGGCAACCAACAAGAAGGTTACTGTTATTGTCAGCTCGAGAGGCTTCCATCTGGCTGGCGCTTCAGAATGCCCATGGCCAAGAACGTGTTAAAGCAATGTGTTCCTTGTGCTGTTGGACTACTAAACTCAACATAAATTATATTGGTATATGTACTTATCAGTCCAGTGCAGTTGTGAGTGAATGTATCAATGTTCTCTATGTTTTTAGTGTATGCAGTATGATGGACTGGCTGGTTTAAATATGTGTGATGTGAGAATATGTATATGTGATCCTTTTAATGGAAGGTGATGCCGAAAAAATATATGCATCCTGGATGGACAATAaagttttattctattctactggacACATTCAGATATGTTTATACCCGTTTCGTTCCGTTTGTCTATGTTTAATAAactttt containing:
- the pde4ca gene encoding cAMP-specific 3',5'-cyclic phosphodiesterase 4D isoform X6, whose protein sequence is MMNKDSRFPRKAVHSNTSSRRHSCIGFDVENGLSVGRSPLDPQASPGSGLVLQANYAHSQRRESFLYRSDSDFDLSPKAPSRNSSTASELEESLKHWEVNWLSRHGEDMIVTPFAQVLASLRTVRSNFAVLTHQQDRQPSKRTGSNPPSMCKTTLAGVTEEPFQQLAVETLDELDWCLEQLETLKTRHSVSEMASNKFKRMLNRELTQLSETSRSGNQVSEFISSTFLEKQHDMEIMSPPTKEKTDKKKRPMSQIVGVKKAILIPSVAPSSIPRFGVPSSQESLLAKELEEINQWGVDIFKISEYSANRPLTVAMYSIFQERELRKSFKIPADTFITFMMTLEDHYHHDVAYHNNIHAADVVQSTHVLLSTPALEAVFTDLEILAALFASAIHDVDHPGVSNQFLINTNSELALMYNDVSVLENHHLAVGFKLLQENNCDIFQNLSKKQRQSLRKMVIDMVLATDMSKHMNLLADLKTMVETKKVTSSGVLLLDNYGDRIQVLQNMVHCADLSNPTKPLELYRQWTDRIMVEFFTQGDRERDKGMEISPMCDKHNASIEKNQVGFIDYIVHPLWETWADLVHPDAQEILDTLEDNREWYQSMIPHSPSPTPEAQDKVGLPGGAMGSGGGGSSIGDKFQFELTLEEEGESDTESPPEEEEGYSSTGAEPSRTDPDSRLHSVSATAHPHYQGLSKMATSVLNLGGTTLSTDSDPDKEAAEDKEHDQEGNAGVRRFRLGT
- the pde4ca gene encoding cAMP-specific 3',5'-cyclic phosphodiesterase 4D isoform X5, with amino-acid sequence MSVPRNCGFYFSADRSFQARNGNVCGSPCSVNRPIDIIQKRRRFDVENGLSVGRSPLDPQASPGSGLVLQANYAHSQRRESFLYRSDSDFDLSPKAPSRNSSTASELEESLKHWEVNWLSRHGEDMIVTPFAQVLASLRTVRSNFAVLTHQQDRQPSKRTGSNPPSMCKTTLAGVTEEPFQQLAVETLDELDWCLEQLETLKTRHSVSEMASNKFKRMLNRELTQLSETSRSGNQVSEFISSTFLEKQHDMEIMSPPTKEKTDKKKRPMSQIVGVKKAILIPSVAPSSIPRFGVPSSQESLLAKELEEINQWGVDIFKISEYSANRPLTVAMYSIFQERELRKSFKIPADTFITFMMTLEDHYHHDVAYHNNIHAADVVQSTHVLLSTPALEAVFTDLEILAALFASAIHDVDHPGVSNQFLINTNSELALMYNDVSVLENHHLAVGFKLLQENNCDIFQNLSKKQRQSLRKMVIDMVLATDMSKHMNLLADLKTMVETKKVTSSGVLLLDNYGDRIQVLQNMVHCADLSNPTKPLELYRQWTDRIMVEFFTQGDRERDKGMEISPMCDKHNASIEKNQVGFIDYIVHPLWETWADLVHPDAQEILDTLEDNREWYQSMIPHSPSPTPEAQDKVGLPGGAMGSGGGGSSIGDKFQFELTLEEEGESDTESPPEEEEGYSSTGAEPSRTDPDSRLHSVSATAHPHYQGLSKMATSVLNLGGTTLSTDSDPDKEAAEDKEHDQEGNAGVRRFRLGT
- the pde4ca gene encoding cAMP-specific 3',5'-cyclic phosphodiesterase 4D isoform X7, producing the protein MCKTTLAGVTEEPFQQLAVETLDELDWCLEQLETLKTRHSVSEMASNKFKRMLNRELTQLSETSRSGNQVSEFISSTFLEKQHDMEIMSPPTKEKTDKKKRPMSQIVGVKKAILIPSVAPSSIPRFGVPSSQESLLAKELEEINQWGVDIFKISEYSANRPLTVAMYSIFQERELRKSFKIPADTFITFMMTLEDHYHHDVAYHNNIHAADVVQSTHVLLSTPALEAVFTDLEILAALFASAIHDVDHPGVSNQFLINTNSELALMYNDVSVLENHHLAVGFKLLQENNCDIFQNLSKKQRQSLRKMVIDMVLATDMSKHMNLLADLKTMVETKKVTSSGVLLLDNYGDRIQVLQNMVHCADLSNPTKPLELYRQWTDRIMVEFFTQGDRERDKGMEISPMCDKHNASIEKNQVGFIDYIVHPLWETWADLVHPDAQEILDTLEDNREWYQSMIPHSPSPTPEAQDKVGLPGGAMGSGGGGSSIGDKFQFELTLEEEGESDTESPPEEEEGYSSTGAEPSRTDPDSRLHSVSATAHPHYQGLSKMATSVLNLGGTTLSTDSDPDKEAAEDKEHDQEGNAGVRRFRLGT
- the pde4ca gene encoding cAMP-specific 3',5'-cyclic phosphodiesterase 4D isoform X1; protein product: MSEACSESSEEERSEEQSEEVSVSRLPVIQLKPRSPGTSPKMSPRDSPRGSPRNSPLLFRKLLMNRSISLQRRFTLAHTPSFDVENGLSVGRSPLDPQASPGSGLVLQANYAHSQRRESFLYRSDSDFDLSPKAPSRNSSTASELEESLKHWEVNWLSRHGEDMIVTPFAQVLASLRTVRSNFAVLTHQQDRQPSKRTGSNPPSMCKTTLAGVTEEPFQQLAVETLDELDWCLEQLETLKTRHSVSEMASNKFKRMLNRELTQLSETSRSGNQVSEFISSTFLEKQHDMEIMSPPTKEKTDKKKRPMSQIVGVKKAILIPSVAPSSIPRFGVPSSQESLLAKELEEINQWGVDIFKISEYSANRPLTVAMYSIFQERELRKSFKIPADTFITFMMTLEDHYHHDVAYHNNIHAADVVQSTHVLLSTPALEAVFTDLEILAALFASAIHDVDHPGVSNQFLINTNSELALMYNDVSVLENHHLAVGFKLLQENNCDIFQNLSKKQRQSLRKMVIDMVLATDMSKHMNLLADLKTMVETKKVTSSGVLLLDNYGDRIQVLQNMVHCADLSNPTKPLELYRQWTDRIMVEFFTQGDRERDKGMEISPMCDKHNASIEKNQVGFIDYIVHPLWETWADLVHPDAQEILDTLEDNREWYQSMIPHSPSPTPEAQDKVGLPGGAMGSGGGGSSIGDKFQFELTLEEEGESDTESPPEEEEGYSSTGAEPSRTDPDSRLHSVSATAHPHYQGLSKMATSVLNLGGTTLSTDSDPDKEAAEDKEHDQEGNAGVRRFRLGT